The Chitinophagaceae bacterium genome window below encodes:
- a CDS encoding DUF4395 domain-containing protein, translating into MRKTIQFGEEVAGYNIPVLNEREIRAAAGILFLATFISLMMIIFQNNFVPIKYVITLFLTDFIIRVFINPKYAPTLIIGRLIVRNQNPEYVGAKQKKFAWIIGLVLSFTMFIFMVLVNSYSPITGIVCLICLIFLFFESAFGICLGCIVYKWVYKEKAQYCPGEVCDVKAKQDIQKTSLVQLLIVAGFIAYIFITASLFNEKFKEKPYDLFGIFGNAQKK; encoded by the coding sequence ATGCGTAAAACAATTCAGTTTGGAGAGGAAGTAGCAGGTTATAACATTCCAGTTTTAAATGAACGTGAAATAAGGGCAGCTGCAGGTATTTTGTTCTTAGCCACATTCATTTCTTTAATGATGATCATATTCCAGAATAATTTTGTACCCATCAAGTATGTCATCACTTTATTTCTCACCGATTTTATCATCCGTGTGTTTATTAACCCCAAATATGCGCCTACTTTAATCATCGGGCGCTTGATTGTACGAAACCAGAACCCCGAATATGTGGGTGCAAAACAAAAAAAATTCGCATGGATCATTGGCCTGGTGCTTTCATTCACCATGTTTATTTTTATGGTGCTGGTAAATTCATACAGCCCCATAACAGGTATTGTTTGTTTAATCTGCCTCATCTTCCTGTTCTTTGAATCAGCATTTGGTATTTGCCTGGGATGTATTGTTTATAAGTGGGTGTATAAAGAAAAGGCCCAGTACTGCCCTGGTGAAGTGTGCGATGTAAAAGCAAAACAGGACATTCAAAAAACATCTCTTGTTCAATTACTGATTGTAGCAGGCTTTATTGCTTACATTTTTATTACTGCATCGCTGTTCAATGAAAAGTTTAAAGAAAAGCCCTATGATTTGTTTGGAATATTTGGGAATGCGCAAAAGAAATAA
- a CDS encoding PAS domain S-box protein: protein MPFTTIKESNFTRISLLCLVTALLLSLAVIFLWVADLPGLMKYGMHQSITKFNTALSALLTGISFLLITLGKQKRTALVLALLVLLISCITLAEYAFHFNAGIDELFFKDAVTPVANYPGRMSLGSALQFLVLPFVLLSIAYKKEKFITELLLIPLWSVSFIIVMGYFFQLGKSVSFNGYSKLSLLAVLISFLLISAVFFGKSENGFLAPFTKKTSAAKVNGRALIISIFLSLAFGWLRLQGELYGLYVHNFGIVLMGFFIVLMLIYITRFNTIRLNRAEEQIKREKELSENVLGSIPGIFYLFDSNGTLLKKNNLFAKITGYEEQQIERMHPLDFFEETKKQRMQQLIAAVFEKGSVTAEELFVTKSGRKIPMLFTAVRMMYDGQPCVVGTGLDISERKKLRKKCSW from the coding sequence ATGCCGTTTACTACAATCAAAGAAAGCAATTTCACCCGTATCTCATTGCTCTGTTTAGTTACAGCGCTGTTGCTTTCGCTGGCAGTGATTTTTTTATGGGTGGCCGATTTACCCGGTCTCATGAAATACGGTATGCATCAGTCAATAACAAAATTCAATACAGCACTCTCAGCTTTATTAACCGGCATTTCTTTCCTGCTCATCACTCTCGGTAAACAGAAAAGAACTGCGTTGGTTCTTGCACTGCTTGTTTTGCTTATCAGCTGTATTACGCTTGCTGAATATGCTTTTCATTTTAATGCAGGCATTGATGAATTGTTTTTTAAAGATGCTGTTACACCCGTTGCAAACTACCCCGGCCGTATGTCGCTTGGTTCGGCCCTGCAATTTTTGGTACTGCCCTTTGTATTGCTGAGCATTGCGTATAAAAAAGAAAAGTTCATTACTGAATTGTTGCTTATTCCGCTGTGGAGTGTTTCCTTCATCATTGTAATGGGGTATTTTTTCCAGTTGGGAAAATCGGTTTCCTTTAACGGTTATTCCAAATTGTCGCTGCTTGCAGTATTGATCAGCTTCCTGCTTATAAGCGCTGTCTTCTTTGGCAAATCGGAAAATGGTTTTTTGGCACCTTTTACTAAAAAAACAAGTGCCGCAAAAGTAAATGGCCGTGCACTTATCATCAGTATTTTTTTAAGCCTGGCCTTTGGATGGCTCCGTTTACAGGGCGAGCTCTACGGTTTGTATGTACATAACTTCGGCATTGTGCTCATGGGTTTTTTTATTGTACTCATGCTTATCTATATTACCCGTTTCAATACCATCCGCTTAAACAGGGCCGAAGAACAGATTAAACGGGAAAAAGAACTGTCAGAAAATGTATTGGGCAGTATTCCCGGTATCTTTTATCTATTCGATTCCAACGGAACACTCTTAAAAAAAAATAACCTCTTTGCCAAAATAACCGGTTATGAAGAGCAGCAAATTGAACGCATGCATCCTCTCGATTTTTTTGAAGAAACAAAAAAACAACGCATGCAGCAACTCATTGCAGCCGTTTTTGAGAAAGGTAGTGTTACAGCAGAAGAACTGTTCGTTACCAAGAGCGGCCGCAAAATACCCATGTTATTTACAGCCGTAAGGATGATGTACGACGGGCAGCCCTGTGTTGTTGGTACAGGCCTGGATATTTCTGAACGTAAAAAGCTGAGGAAGAAGTGCAGTTGGTAA
- a CDS encoding sensor histidine kinase, which yields MQLVNAQLRELTKHMENLREEERLHIAREIHDELGQQITVLKVNLGWLQNNAEADKAEKQERLAKMMELSDKTIHTIRKISTDLRPPVINDLGLAEALKLSAKEFQSQTGINVNFYTELDMLQLSSATATALYRIYQECLTNIARFAKATVVESSLDLHDGTLLLSVSDNGRGFSIEELTQRKTLGVIGMRERAFMIGGVFSIHSEPGEGTHVQVTVTLENDL from the coding sequence GTGCAGTTGGTAAATGCACAGTTAAGGGAACTGACCAAACATATGGAAAACCTGCGTGAAGAAGAACGTCTGCATATTGCCCGTGAAATTCATGATGAACTGGGACAGCAGATAACCGTGTTAAAAGTGAATTTGGGCTGGCTGCAGAACAATGCAGAAGCAGATAAAGCAGAGAAACAGGAACGTTTGGCAAAAATGATGGAGTTGTCGGATAAAACCATTCATACCATCCGTAAAATATCTACTGATCTCCGCCCGCCCGTAATTAATGATCTCGGTTTGGCAGAAGCATTGAAGCTTTCTGCAAAAGAATTTCAAAGTCAAACAGGCATCAACGTAAATTTTTATACCGAGCTCGACATGCTGCAACTTTCTTCTGCAACAGCTACTGCACTTTACCGTATTTACCAGGAATGTTTAACCAATATTGCCCGTTTTGCAAAAGCAACTGTGGTTGAATCATCACTTGATCTGCACGATGGCACCTTGCTCTTATCAGTGAGTGATAATGGAAGAGGGTTTTCAATAGAAGAACTTACACAACGGAAAACACTGGGTGTAATTGGTATGCGTGAACGGGCATTTATGATTGGCGGCGTTTTCAGCATTCACAGTGAACCCGGCGAAGGCACCCATGTACAGGTGACGGTTACTTTAGAAAATGATTTGTAA
- a CDS encoding beta-lactamase family protein, with product MTKPSPFPLFITAFLLLFVSLHSFAQTEKAEAGIQEIMQQNNVVGLSVAVVKKGKIIYTHSFGMKDVESNTPLTDDCLFRIASISKSFSATSIMQLVEAKKLSLDDDVSKLVDFAVRNPRFPKTVITLRMILSHRSSINDSQGYFTLDAINPAKNPNWINCYSDYEPGTGYRYCNLNYNMVGTIIEKISGERFDQYVKHHILDPLGLYGGYCVDSLDKTRFATIYEYNDSTKKLEAAPAAYNPRSEEIANYVMGYSTPIFSPTGGMKITATDLAKYMIMHMKQGRSKGTKIISKKSAHEMQTKLSDKEGYGMAIMTSDNLINGKTMKGHTGSAYGLYSTMFFHPKEKFGIVVITNGCNPGYTDGFQTTIRKTVNCLYDAFISGN from the coding sequence ATGACCAAACCATCTCCCTTTCCGCTTTTTATCACTGCTTTTCTCCTGCTCTTTGTTTCCCTGCACAGTTTTGCACAAACAGAAAAAGCGGAAGCAGGCATTCAGGAAATTATGCAGCAAAATAATGTAGTTGGTCTTTCAGTTGCAGTGGTTAAAAAAGGAAAGATCATTTATACGCATTCCTTCGGTATGAAAGATGTAGAATCGAATACTCCCTTAACAGATGATTGTCTTTTCCGCATAGCCTCTATCTCTAAATCCTTTTCGGCAACTTCCATTATGCAATTAGTGGAAGCAAAAAAACTTTCATTAGATGATGATGTAAGCAAGCTGGTTGACTTTGCAGTACGGAACCCCAGGTTTCCCAAAACAGTGATCACACTCCGCATGATCTTATCGCACCGTTCAAGCATTAACGACAGCCAGGGCTATTTTACACTCGATGCAATCAATCCTGCAAAGAATCCTAACTGGATAAACTGTTACAGCGATTACGAACCGGGAACAGGTTACCGTTACTGCAATCTGAATTATAATATGGTGGGTACAATCATAGAAAAAATTTCTGGTGAACGTTTTGATCAGTATGTGAAACATCATATTCTCGATCCACTCGGATTGTATGGCGGTTACTGTGTTGACTCACTTGATAAAACCCGCTTTGCTACTATTTATGAATACAATGATTCAACAAAGAAATTAGAGGCTGCACCTGCGGCTTATAATCCCCGCAGTGAAGAAATTGCCAATTATGTTATGGGCTACAGCACTCCCATCTTTTCCCCAACAGGTGGCATGAAGATTACTGCCACCGACCTGGCAAAGTACATGATCATGCACATGAAACAGGGACGTTCAAAAGGAACAAAAATCATATCGAAGAAGAGTGCACATGAAATGCAAACGAAACTTTCTGATAAAGAAGGATATGGTATGGCCATTATGACATCAGACAATCTCATCAATGGAAAAACAATGAAGGGGCATACGGGTTCAGCGTACGGTCTGTACAGCACCATGTTTTTTCATCCAAAAGAAAAATTCGGGATCGTTGTTATTACCAATGGGTGCAACCCCGGTTATACTGATGGCTTTCAGACAACAATCAGGAAAACGGTGAACTGTTTGTATGATGCGTTTATATCAGGTAATTAA
- a CDS encoding AAA family ATPase has product MLKTVFFFFCLVYFAGAFAQADNNTTFARYIKILPGDSLLKLKEPVKNQLTKLISVTKQQHLIFNGADKNANINTGRWLAARQKQDLYRVDLSYLVSKYIGETEKNLEHIFNTAEEKNWVLFFDEADALFGKRTNTATEKESNSNQTYFLQRIKEFKGTVVIACTGEDCLSKIAKQNFTLIKQ; this is encoded by the coding sequence ATGCTGAAAACTGTGTTCTTCTTTTTTTGTCTTGTTTATTTCGCAGGAGCATTTGCTCAGGCTGATAATAACACAACATTTGCCCGTTATATAAAAATATTACCGGGCGACAGTTTGCTCAAACTAAAAGAACCGGTTAAAAATCAGCTGACCAAATTAATCAGTGTTACAAAGCAACAGCATTTGATTTTTAATGGTGCAGATAAAAATGCAAACATCAATACCGGGCGCTGGCTTGCTGCCCGGCAAAAACAGGATTTGTACAGGGTGGACTTATCTTATTTAGTAAGTAAATACATTGGCGAGACGGAAAAAAACCTGGAACACATATTTAACACAGCTGAAGAAAAGAACTGGGTATTGTTTTTTGATGAAGCAGATGCCTTGTTTGGTAAGCGTACAAATACAGCAACAGAAAAAGAAAGTAACAGTAACCAGACTTATTTCCTGCAACGGATAAAAGAATTCAAAGGAACTGTTGTCATCGCCTGTACGGGAGAAGATTGTTTATCAAAAATCGCTAAGCAGAACTTTACACTGATAAAACAATAA
- a CDS encoding YccF domain-containing protein, whose protein sequence is MNFLGNLIWLIFGGFFAALGYFFGGIVLCITIVGIPFGLQCFKLAGLVLWPFGKQVVSNTSQTGCLSVVANIIWILVGGLCVTVTHLVMGALLYITIIGIPWGRQHFKLLEISLMPFGKKIVQG, encoded by the coding sequence ATGAACTTTCTTGGCAATCTTATCTGGCTCATCTTTGGCGGCTTCTTCGCTGCACTGGGTTATTTTTTTGGAGGAATCGTTCTCTGCATCACCATTGTTGGGATTCCATTCGGACTGCAGTGTTTTAAATTGGCAGGTCTTGTGCTGTGGCCATTTGGCAAACAGGTGGTGAGCAATACAAGTCAAACTGGATGCCTGTCTGTTGTGGCCAATATCATCTGGATATTAGTTGGCGGATTGTGTGTTACCGTTACGCATCTTGTAATGGGTGCTCTTTTGTATATTACTATCATTGGCATTCCCTGGGGCAGGCAACATTTTAAATTGCTTGAAATTTCATTGATGCCATTTGGAAAAAAGATTGTGCAGGGATAG
- a CDS encoding DUF1080 domain-containing protein produces MKSISTSLMLFFVLCTNVSTAQKTYVNTPPEISPMPMKPEMTEIWNPEVKLVTPGKKTGEAPSDAIILFDGKNLDQWISQKDKSKPAPWKIINNDYFEVVPASGGIQTKMAFGDCQLHIEWSAPDAVENGGQARGNSGLFFQNRYELQILDSYNNRTYSNGQAGSIYKDHPPLVNAMRTPQEWNVYDVIYTAPRFKADGQLDAPARITVLHNGVVVQNNVTIHGLTYYTGLHNYHSAHTEDVISLQDHDSKVQFRNIWIRKL; encoded by the coding sequence ATGAAATCAATATCAACCAGCCTGATGCTCTTCTTTGTTTTATGTACAAATGTTTCTACCGCACAAAAAACATATGTGAATACTCCACCTGAAATTTCACCAATGCCCATGAAACCGGAAATGACGGAGATCTGGAACCCTGAAGTAAAACTGGTTACTCCCGGCAAAAAAACTGGCGAAGCCCCTTCTGATGCTATCATTTTATTTGATGGTAAAAATCTTGATCAGTGGATAAGTCAGAAAGACAAATCAAAACCTGCTCCCTGGAAAATAATCAACAACGATTACTTCGAAGTGGTTCCCGCTTCTGGTGGTATTCAAACAAAGATGGCATTTGGTGATTGCCAGCTGCATATTGAATGGAGTGCACCTGATGCGGTTGAAAACGGCGGGCAGGCAAGAGGAAACAGTGGTTTGTTTTTTCAGAACCGGTATGAACTGCAGATACTCGATTCGTACAACAACAGAACTTACAGTAACGGCCAGGCAGGAAGTATTTATAAAGATCATCCTCCGTTAGTAAATGCTATGCGTACCCCGCAGGAATGGAACGTGTATGATGTAATTTATACTGCACCACGGTTTAAAGCCGATGGACAATTAGATGCTCCTGCAAGAATTACCGTGTTACATAATGGTGTAGTGGTGCAGAACAATGTAACCATTCACGGCCTTACATATTATACCGGCTTACACAACTACCATTCTGCACATACTGAAGATGTGATTTCTTTACAGGATCACGATTCCAAAGTACAATTCAGAAATATCTGGATCAGGAAATTGTAG